From a region of the Panulirus ornatus isolate Po-2019 chromosome 34, ASM3632096v1, whole genome shotgun sequence genome:
- the LOC139759950 gene encoding 1,5-anhydro-D-fructose reductase-like isoform X1, with amino-acid sequence MTKGSLTSQNPDNALTAMSWWCLLSDASWIAHPSLRKMSDQAVPLSSGYHMPLLGLGCWQSPPGEVELAVEAALDAGYRHIDTAFIYQNEEAVGFGLHKWLQKTGTKRSEVFVVTKLPMIGMYSSGVEKFLKKSLAMLKLDYVDLYLIHMPVGMKGKHDQDIFPVNDDGMLNVDYATDIITVWKEMEKMVDMGLTKSIGVSNYSIKQLKKTNAIARIQPSVHQVELNVYFQQQEMQEFCHAHNIILTAYAPLGSPGRESNESLPRLLEDPIVNLVAERHGITPAQVLIRFLIQQNITTIPKSINPERIKINGDVWKFSLSELEMTALKTLDRGKSGRSFIISTFKGMADHPECPF; translated from the exons ATGACCAAAGGAAGCCTTACTTCCCAGAACCCCGACAATGCTTTAACGGCCATGTCATGGTGGTGTTTGCTTTCAGATGCTAG CTGGATAGCTCATCCATCTCTCAGGAAGATGTCAGATCAGGCTGTACCGCTGAGCTCTGGGTACCATATGCCACTCTTAGGCCTTGGATGCTGGCAG TCACCTCCAGGGGAAGTAGAGTTGGCAGTAGAGGCAGCCTTGGATGCTGGCTACAGACACATCGACACTGCCTTCATCTACCAGAATGAGGAGGCTGTTGGATTTGGCCTCCACAAATGGCTCCAGAAGACTGGTACAAAGAGGAGTGAAGTCTTCGTTGTCACAAAG CTACCCATGATTGGCATGTATAGCAGTGGAGTGGAGAAGTTTCTGAAGAAGTCATTAGCAATGCTCAAACTTGATTATGTCGACCTCTATCTGATTCATATGCCTGTTGGCATGAAG GGCAAGCATGACCAGGATATCTTTCCAGTAAATGATGATGGGATGCTCAACGTTGATTATGCAACAGATATCATTACTGTGTGGAAG GAGATGGAGAAGATGGTGGACATGGGGCTGACCAAATCTATTGGGGTGTCCAACTATAGTATTAAGCAACTAAAGAAGACTAATGCAATTGCTAGAATCCAGCCATCTGTCCATCAG GTGGAACTAAATgtctacttccagcagcaggagaTGCAAGAATTCTGTCATGCTCACAATATCATCCTCACTGCCTATGCCCCACTGGGCTCCCCTGGCAGGGAGAG TAATGAGTCATTGCCAAGGCTGCTAGAGGACCCCATCGTGAATCTGGTGGCTGAGCGACATGGCATCACCCCTGCCCAGGTCCTCATTCGTTTCCTTATCCAGCAGAATATCACAACCATCCCTAAATCCATCAACCCTGAGCGTATCAAGATTAATGGAGAT GTGTGGAAATTCAGCTTATCAGAACTGGAGATGACAGCCCTGAAGACCCTGGATAGAGGGAAGTCTGGCCGATCCTTCATCATTTCTACTTTCAAAGG AATGGCTGATCATCCTGAATGTCCCTTTTGA
- the LOC139759950 gene encoding aldo-keto reductase family 1 member B1-like isoform X2, with protein sequence MSDQAVPLSSGYHMPLLGLGCWQSPPGEVELAVEAALDAGYRHIDTAFIYQNEEAVGFGLHKWLQKTGTKRSEVFVVTKLPMIGMYSSGVEKFLKKSLAMLKLDYVDLYLIHMPVGMKGKHDQDIFPVNDDGMLNVDYATDIITVWKEMEKMVDMGLTKSIGVSNYSIKQLKKTNAIARIQPSVHQVELNVYFQQQEMQEFCHAHNIILTAYAPLGSPGRESNESLPRLLEDPIVNLVAERHGITPAQVLIRFLIQQNITTIPKSINPERIKINGDVWKFSLSELEMTALKTLDRGKSGRSFIISTFKGMADHPECPF encoded by the exons ATGTCAGATCAGGCTGTACCGCTGAGCTCTGGGTACCATATGCCACTCTTAGGCCTTGGATGCTGGCAG TCACCTCCAGGGGAAGTAGAGTTGGCAGTAGAGGCAGCCTTGGATGCTGGCTACAGACACATCGACACTGCCTTCATCTACCAGAATGAGGAGGCTGTTGGATTTGGCCTCCACAAATGGCTCCAGAAGACTGGTACAAAGAGGAGTGAAGTCTTCGTTGTCACAAAG CTACCCATGATTGGCATGTATAGCAGTGGAGTGGAGAAGTTTCTGAAGAAGTCATTAGCAATGCTCAAACTTGATTATGTCGACCTCTATCTGATTCATATGCCTGTTGGCATGAAG GGCAAGCATGACCAGGATATCTTTCCAGTAAATGATGATGGGATGCTCAACGTTGATTATGCAACAGATATCATTACTGTGTGGAAG GAGATGGAGAAGATGGTGGACATGGGGCTGACCAAATCTATTGGGGTGTCCAACTATAGTATTAAGCAACTAAAGAAGACTAATGCAATTGCTAGAATCCAGCCATCTGTCCATCAG GTGGAACTAAATgtctacttccagcagcaggagaTGCAAGAATTCTGTCATGCTCACAATATCATCCTCACTGCCTATGCCCCACTGGGCTCCCCTGGCAGGGAGAG TAATGAGTCATTGCCAAGGCTGCTAGAGGACCCCATCGTGAATCTGGTGGCTGAGCGACATGGCATCACCCCTGCCCAGGTCCTCATTCGTTTCCTTATCCAGCAGAATATCACAACCATCCCTAAATCCATCAACCCTGAGCGTATCAAGATTAATGGAGAT GTGTGGAAATTCAGCTTATCAGAACTGGAGATGACAGCCCTGAAGACCCTGGATAGAGGGAAGTCTGGCCGATCCTTCATCATTTCTACTTTCAAAGG AATGGCTGATCATCCTGAATGTCCCTTTTGA